A single window of Longimicrobium sp. DNA harbors:
- a CDS encoding carboxypeptidase-like regulatory domain-containing protein, translated as MRRRRLPRAGALLLGACALALRPAPLPSQEQGLFELRLTALPGTQTVVVLLDPQGQPLVPLRPVLEYLQIPASERGDTLALEWPPGVWSTRVHLPTRTVRSGEATVVVPEAEWLRREGEVYLSPGALGRVLAGEVSVDWENLSILLGGRADYPVVARANAAARREGERRVGGGALLRGEEPDVAYPSRTGGVTAGWGVSGTWTEEATQGSARAALGVALLGGALEGGATALFGGQEGAARVADPYAQYARAFPGSRWIRQVQLGDVLSDGLVTRPFFGVAASNEPLYQPQFFGEALVRPVVPAGWEYEVYQGEYLVGVSTQGAQEPVATPIGYGTTPVRVRLIGPAGQERVEELTFLVPAVQVPAGDWRWFAGAGVCRDESCSRFGYLDVRRGLLPSLTLGVGADHLARGDSAGTVETRPYGILAWNPFPSLRTELRGRAGSLLHATIQQYRRYGGWQLSGGWRRETELAPGTWFAEGVSTWRVGALSRTYPLSLQARVRGDEPGRADAWQVAMGSGLGRARFTASYESGFQERDVLSLQAYAFASRRWMNRLRDVNVNARVDVAGGGALEQASLGTTFRPGEASSVTASFVWYGGGRPPGLAIAMVTRTPSAFFQANTFRDRARTGAFASAGGGVAWNPGVGLLSSPFETLGRAGVSGVVFFDEDGDGVRDPGEPLAPQVPVVIGGERAVSDRAGRYRAWGLLPYAVLNLGVDTLSVADPELAPAVAEYLLRPAPNLYTPRDLPVLRTREASGRVSWRGRPGPLAGITVEARREGAQEPLRAVTFSDGEFYFARLPAGRYTLTVAASSLQALGAAPEAGALTFDVPAAGRNASVALPPLYLRRAGEPAPRPAPSPAPPPSAPPRR; from the coding sequence ATGCGCAGGCGCCGGCTCCCGCGCGCGGGCGCGCTCCTGCTGGGCGCCTGCGCGCTCGCGCTTCGGCCCGCCCCTCTCCCTTCCCAGGAGCAGGGGCTGTTCGAATTGCGGCTCACCGCGCTGCCGGGGACGCAGACCGTGGTGGTCCTCCTCGACCCGCAGGGGCAGCCGCTCGTCCCCCTGCGCCCCGTCCTCGAGTACCTGCAGATCCCCGCCAGCGAGCGCGGCGACACCCTGGCGCTGGAGTGGCCCCCCGGCGTCTGGAGCACCCGCGTGCACCTCCCCACCCGCACCGTCCGCTCGGGCGAGGCCACCGTGGTCGTCCCGGAAGCGGAGTGGCTGCGCCGCGAGGGCGAGGTCTACCTCTCCCCGGGCGCGCTCGGCCGCGTGCTGGCCGGCGAGGTGAGCGTGGACTGGGAGAACCTGTCGATCCTGCTGGGCGGCCGGGCCGACTACCCCGTGGTGGCCCGCGCCAACGCCGCCGCCCGCCGCGAGGGCGAGCGGAGGGTGGGCGGCGGCGCGCTGCTGCGGGGCGAGGAGCCCGACGTCGCCTACCCGTCGCGCACGGGGGGCGTCACCGCCGGGTGGGGGGTGTCGGGGACGTGGACGGAAGAGGCCACGCAGGGGAGCGCGCGCGCCGCGCTGGGCGTGGCGCTCCTGGGCGGCGCGCTGGAGGGGGGCGCCACCGCGCTCTTCGGCGGGCAGGAGGGGGCCGCGCGCGTGGCCGACCCGTACGCGCAGTACGCGCGCGCCTTTCCCGGGAGCCGCTGGATCCGCCAGGTGCAGCTGGGCGACGTGCTGAGCGACGGGCTGGTCACCCGCCCCTTCTTCGGCGTGGCCGCCAGCAACGAGCCGCTCTACCAGCCCCAGTTCTTCGGCGAGGCGCTCGTGCGCCCCGTGGTCCCCGCCGGGTGGGAGTACGAGGTCTACCAGGGCGAGTACCTGGTGGGCGTCTCCACGCAGGGCGCGCAGGAGCCGGTCGCCACCCCGATCGGCTACGGCACCACGCCCGTGCGCGTGCGGCTGATCGGCCCCGCGGGACAGGAGCGGGTGGAGGAGCTGACCTTCCTGGTCCCCGCCGTCCAGGTGCCCGCGGGCGACTGGCGCTGGTTCGCGGGCGCCGGCGTCTGCCGCGACGAGAGCTGCTCGCGCTTCGGCTACCTGGACGTGCGCCGCGGCCTCCTGCCGAGCCTCACCCTGGGCGTCGGCGCCGACCACCTCGCGCGGGGCGACAGCGCGGGCACCGTCGAGACGCGGCCCTACGGGATCCTGGCCTGGAACCCCTTCCCCTCGCTGCGGACGGAGCTGCGCGGGCGGGCGGGATCGCTCCTCCACGCCACCATCCAGCAGTACCGGCGCTACGGCGGCTGGCAGCTCTCCGGCGGGTGGCGGCGCGAGACCGAGCTGGCGCCAGGCACCTGGTTCGCCGAGGGGGTGAGCACCTGGCGCGTGGGCGCCCTCTCGCGCACCTACCCGCTCTCGCTGCAGGCGCGCGTGCGGGGAGACGAGCCCGGGCGCGCGGACGCCTGGCAGGTGGCGATGGGCTCGGGGCTCGGGCGCGCGCGCTTCACCGCCAGTTACGAGAGCGGCTTCCAGGAGCGCGACGTGCTGAGCCTGCAGGCGTACGCCTTCGCCTCGCGCCGCTGGATGAACCGGCTGCGCGACGTGAACGTGAACGCCCGGGTGGACGTGGCGGGCGGCGGCGCCCTGGAGCAGGCGTCGCTGGGCACCACCTTCCGCCCGGGCGAGGCCAGCAGCGTCACCGCCAGCTTCGTCTGGTACGGCGGCGGCCGCCCGCCCGGACTGGCGATCGCGATGGTCACGCGCACCCCCTCCGCCTTCTTCCAGGCCAACACCTTCCGCGACCGCGCCCGCACCGGGGCGTTCGCGAGCGCGGGCGGCGGCGTGGCGTGGAACCCGGGCGTCGGCCTCCTCTCCAGCCCCTTCGAGACGCTGGGCCGCGCCGGGGTGAGCGGCGTCGTCTTCTTCGACGAGGACGGCGACGGCGTGCGCGACCCCGGCGAGCCGCTCGCCCCCCAAGTCCCGGTGGTGATCGGCGGCGAGCGCGCGGTGTCGGACCGGGCGGGGCGCTACCGCGCCTGGGGCCTCCTCCCCTACGCCGTGCTCAACCTGGGCGTCGACACCCTGAGCGTGGCCGACCCCGAGCTGGCGCCCGCCGTCGCCGAGTACCTGCTGCGCCCCGCGCCGAACCTCTACACCCCGCGCGACCTCCCCGTCCTGCGCACGCGCGAGGCGTCCGGCCGGGTGAGCTGGCGGGGCCGGCCGGGCCCGCTGGCCGGCATCACCGTCGAGGCGCGCCGCGAGGGAGCGCAGGAGCCGCTGCGCGCCGTCACCTTCAGCGACGGCGAGTTCTACTTCGCGCGCCTCCCCGCCGGCCGCTACACGCTCACCGTCGCCGCCAGCTCGCTGCAGGCGCTCGGCGCCGCGCCCGAGGCCGGGGCGCTCACCTTCGACGTCCCCGCCGCGGGCCGGAACGCCTCCGTCGCCCTGCCGCCGCTGTACCTCCGCCGCGCTGGAGAGCCCGCGCCCCGCCCCGCCCCCTCCCCTGCCCCGCCGCCCTCCGCGCCGCCACGGCGGTGA